One Deltaproteobacteria bacterium genomic region harbors:
- the argH gene encoding argininosuccinate lyase, producing MTRRRARARAPKAWAGRFAAPAASVAEAFTTSLPFDRRLYPHDVAGSVAHVRALVRARLLTRREGARLEGGLARVRRELDAGRFRFLPSDEDIHMAIERRLTELVGPVGGKLHTGRSRNDQVALDLRLWLRAECAALDAALARVQRALATLARRHRDALLPGYTHLQRAQPILLAHHLLAYREMLARDRTRLRDCRARADELPLGAGALAGAGFPLDRRFVARQLGFARVTANSVDAVADRDAAAEFLAAAAICAVHLSRLAEEIVLWASEEFGFIELPDAFATGSSMMPQKKNPDVAELVRGKTGRVTGALVALLTTLKGLPLAYNKDLQEDKPPLFDAADTLGQSLDVMAAMLPHLRFRTARMAAAADGLLLATDLADLLVERGVPFRRAHAIVGGLVRHCLATGTSLRELDADLLRRHSPHLTPELVRRLTPARSVARRRVVGGTAPREVARQLARAAREDAS from the coding sequence CCCGCACGACGTCGCGGGGAGCGTGGCCCACGTGCGCGCGCTGGTGCGCGCGCGGCTGCTCACCCGGCGCGAGGGCGCGCGCCTCGAGGGCGGGCTCGCGCGCGTGCGCCGCGAGCTCGACGCGGGGCGCTTCCGCTTCCTCCCCTCCGACGAGGACATCCACATGGCGATCGAGCGGCGGCTCACCGAGCTGGTCGGGCCCGTCGGCGGGAAGCTCCACACCGGCCGGAGCCGCAACGACCAGGTGGCGCTCGATCTGCGCCTCTGGCTGCGCGCCGAGTGCGCTGCCCTCGACGCCGCGCTCGCGCGCGTGCAGCGCGCGCTCGCCACGCTCGCCCGGCGGCATCGCGATGCGCTCCTCCCCGGCTACACGCACCTCCAGCGCGCGCAGCCGATCCTGCTGGCGCACCACCTCCTCGCCTATCGCGAGATGCTGGCGCGCGACCGCACCCGCCTCCGCGACTGCCGCGCGCGCGCCGACGAGCTGCCGCTCGGCGCCGGCGCGCTCGCGGGCGCGGGCTTCCCGCTCGACCGGCGGTTCGTCGCGCGCCAGCTCGGCTTCGCGCGCGTCACCGCCAACAGCGTCGACGCGGTCGCCGACCGCGACGCGGCCGCGGAGTTCCTCGCCGCCGCGGCGATCTGCGCCGTGCACCTCTCGCGCCTGGCCGAGGAGATCGTCCTGTGGGCGAGCGAGGAGTTCGGCTTCATCGAGCTGCCCGACGCCTTCGCGACCGGCAGCTCGATGATGCCGCAGAAGAAGAACCCGGACGTGGCCGAGCTGGTGCGCGGCAAGACGGGGCGCGTGACGGGCGCGCTGGTGGCGCTCTTGACCACGCTGAAGGGGCTGCCGCTCGCGTACAACAAGGACCTGCAGGAGGACAAGCCGCCGCTCTTCGACGCCGCCGACACGCTCGGGCAGTCGCTCGACGTGATGGCCGCGATGCTGCCGCACCTGCGCTTCCGCACCGCGCGCATGGCGGCCGCGGCCGACGGCCTCCTCCTCGCCACCGACCTGGCCGACCTGCTGGTCGAGCGCGGCGTTCCCTTCCGGCGCGCGCACGCGATCGTGGGCGGCCTCGTGCGGCACTGCCTCGCGACCGGGACGTCGCTGCGGGAGCTGGACGCGGACCTCCTGCGCAGGCACTCGCCGCATCTCACCCCGGAGCTGGTCCGGCGCCTGACGCCCGCGCGCTCCGTGGCGCGCCGCCGCGTCGTCGGCGGGACCGCACCGCGCGAGGTCGCACGCCAGCTCGCCCGCGCGGCACGGGAGGACGCCTCGTGA
- a CDS encoding diaminopimelate decarboxylase, whose amino-acid sequence MLLTPADAALVRERFGTPCFVYDRAALEAAARTALAFPHAFGFTLRYAMKANSSHAVLAIFRDLGLHIDASSDPEVERALRAGFAPGHIQLTAQVPSRRLEEFVALGVLYNACSLHQLDRYGRVLPGRDVTIRVNPGLGSGSTNRTNTGGPAASFGIWHAHLDEAKALAARHRLVVRGLHTHIGSGSDPAVWMRVAGLVLEIAERLPAVITVSLGGGFKVARVPGEQATDLAAVGSVVRQAFVGFHRRTGRRLHLEIEPGTYLVANAGVVVATCVDVVDTGQDGYLFAKLDAGMTEVTRASLYGAQHPIAVLAEGRPAARVVFVGPCCESGDILTPAPGDPEALAPREVARPEIGDLVVVGGAGAYCAAMSTGNYNSYPLAPEVLREPDGSLRLVRRRQSLEQMLANEVE is encoded by the coding sequence ATGCTCTTGACGCCTGCCGACGCCGCGCTGGTGCGCGAGCGCTTCGGGACGCCGTGCTTCGTCTACGACCGCGCGGCGCTCGAGGCCGCTGCCCGCACCGCGCTCGCCTTCCCGCACGCCTTCGGGTTCACGCTGCGCTACGCGATGAAGGCGAACTCGAGCCACGCCGTGCTGGCGATCTTCCGCGACCTCGGCCTGCACATCGACGCGTCGAGCGATCCCGAGGTCGAGCGCGCACTGCGCGCCGGCTTCGCCCCCGGGCACATCCAGCTCACCGCGCAGGTGCCCTCGCGCCGGCTCGAGGAGTTCGTGGCTCTGGGCGTCCTCTACAACGCCTGCTCGCTCCACCAGCTCGACCGCTATGGCCGGGTGCTCCCCGGCCGCGACGTGACCATCCGGGTGAACCCGGGCCTCGGCAGCGGCTCGACCAACCGCACCAACACCGGCGGCCCCGCCGCGAGCTTCGGCATCTGGCACGCGCATTTGGACGAGGCGAAGGCGCTCGCCGCCCGCCACCGGCTCGTGGTCCGCGGGCTCCACACCCACATCGGCTCGGGCAGCGATCCGGCGGTGTGGATGCGCGTGGCGGGCCTGGTGCTCGAGATCGCGGAGCGGCTGCCCGCCGTCATCACGGTCAGCCTCGGCGGCGGCTTCAAGGTGGCGCGCGTCCCGGGCGAGCAGGCGACGGACCTCGCCGCCGTCGGGTCGGTCGTGCGGCAGGCGTTCGTCGGCTTCCATCGCCGCACCGGCCGCAGGCTCCATCTCGAGATCGAGCCGGGGACCTACCTCGTCGCCAACGCCGGCGTCGTGGTCGCCACCTGCGTCGACGTGGTCGACACCGGGCAGGACGGCTACCTCTTCGCCAAGCTCGACGCCGGCATGACGGAGGTGACCCGCGCCTCGCTCTACGGCGCGCAGCACCCGATCGCGGTGCTCGCGGAGGGGCGCCCGGCGGCGCGCGTCGTGTTCGTCGGCCCGTGCTGCGAGTCGGGCGACATCCTGACGCCCGCGCCGGGTGATCCCGAGGCGCTGGCGCCGCGCGAGGTGGCGCGGCCCGAGATCGGCGACCTCGTCGTCGTCGGCGGCGCGGGCGCGTACTGCGCCGCCATGAGCACCGGCAACTACAACTCCTATCCGCTCGCACCCGAGGTGCTGCGCGAGCCGGACGGAAGCCTCCGGCTGGTGCGGCGGCGGCAGAGCCTCGAGCAGATGCTCGCGAACGAGGTCGAGTAG
- a CDS encoding 4-hydroxy-tetrahydrodipicolinate reductase, producing MPIVVCGVAGRMGRLLVALAREDPRLRVAGAIEAAGHPAVGRDAGEAAGGAAVGVRVGDDLGAVCRAEQVVLDFTAPAATLAHTRLAAERGAGLVIGTTGLDAGQQRELAALAARTRTVLAPNMSVGVTVLTALVSLAARLLDTSFEAEIVELHHHAKTDAPSGTALALARAVAAARGQDFERAKRLAREGLVGERPRDEIGIVGLRAGDAVGDHTVVFGGLGERLELVHRAQSRDCLARGALRAARWVAGRPPGLYSMRDVLGL from the coding sequence CTGCCCATCGTCGTCTGCGGCGTGGCGGGGCGCATGGGCCGGCTCCTGGTCGCGCTCGCGCGCGAGGACCCGCGCCTGCGGGTCGCGGGCGCGATCGAGGCGGCCGGCCACCCGGCGGTCGGACGGGACGCGGGCGAGGCGGCCGGCGGCGCGGCGGTCGGCGTGCGCGTCGGCGACGACCTCGGCGCCGTCTGCCGGGCGGAGCAGGTGGTCCTCGACTTCACGGCGCCCGCGGCGACCCTCGCGCACACGCGCCTCGCGGCCGAGCGCGGCGCGGGGTTGGTGATCGGGACCACCGGCCTCGACGCCGGCCAGCAGCGCGAGCTCGCCGCGCTCGCCGCCCGCACCCGGACCGTGCTCGCGCCCAACATGAGCGTGGGGGTGACCGTGCTGACCGCGCTGGTGAGCCTCGCCGCGCGCCTCCTCGACACGAGCTTCGAGGCCGAGATCGTCGAGCTGCACCACCACGCGAAGACAGACGCGCCGAGCGGCACGGCCCTCGCGCTCGCGCGCGCGGTGGCGGCGGCGCGCGGCCAGGACTTCGAGCGGGCGAAGCGGCTCGCACGGGAGGGGCTGGTGGGCGAGCGGCCACGCGACGAGATCGGCATCGTGGGGCTGCGCGCCGGCGACGCCGTCGGCGACCATACGGTCGTCTTCGGCGGCCTCGGCGAGCGCCTCGAGCTCGTCCACCGTGCCCAGAGCCGCGACTGCCTCGCGCGCGGCGCGTTGCGCGCCGCGCGCTGGGTGGCGGGACGGCCTCCCGGCCTCTACTCGATGCGCGACGTGCTCGGGCTGTGA
- a CDS encoding 4-hydroxy-tetrahydrodipicolinate synthase: MLTGAMTALVTPFRAGEVDIEALDALVEAQIAGGINALVPCGSTGEAATLTHEEHVAVVREVVRVARGRVPVIAGTGSNSTAEAIRLTRGAEEAGAAAALLISPYYNRPTQDGIYRHYAAVADATRLPLILYNIPGRTGSNITPETIARLADIPNIAGVKEASGNLAQVLEIIDESGPDFGVYAGDDILTLPIMAAGGHGVISVGANLMPRAYVELTDALLAGDLERSRMLNHRLLPLMQALTLEVNPIPVKTALGMMGRCADEFRLPLMSMSPGARIRLEAVLHEYELV; encoded by the coding sequence ATGCTCACCGGCGCCATGACGGCCCTGGTCACCCCCTTCCGCGCCGGCGAGGTCGACATCGAGGCCCTCGACGCGCTGGTCGAGGCGCAGATCGCGGGCGGCATCAACGCCCTCGTCCCCTGCGGGTCGACGGGCGAGGCCGCGACCCTGACGCACGAGGAGCACGTCGCGGTCGTGCGCGAGGTGGTGCGCGTCGCACGCGGGCGCGTGCCGGTCATCGCGGGCACCGGCTCCAACTCGACGGCGGAGGCCATCCGGCTCACGCGCGGCGCGGAGGAGGCGGGCGCGGCCGCCGCCCTCCTGATCTCGCCCTACTACAACAGGCCGACGCAGGACGGCATCTACCGCCACTATGCCGCGGTCGCCGACGCGACCAGGCTGCCGCTCATCCTCTACAACATCCCGGGCCGCACCGGCTCGAACATCACGCCCGAGACGATCGCGCGCCTCGCGGACATCCCGAACATCGCGGGCGTGAAGGAGGCGAGCGGGAACCTGGCGCAGGTGCTCGAGATCATCGACGAGTCGGGGCCGGACTTCGGGGTCTACGCGGGCGACGACATCCTGACGCTCCCCATCATGGCCGCGGGCGGCCACGGCGTGATCTCGGTGGGTGCCAACCTGATGCCGCGCGCCTACGTCGAGCTGACCGACGCGCTCCTCGCGGGCGACCTGGAGCGCAGCCGGATGCTGAACCACCGCCTGCTCCCCCTCATGCAGGCGCTCACGCTCGAGGTGAACCCGATCCCGGTGAAGACCGCGCTCGGCATGATGGGCCGGTGCGCCGACGAGTTCCGCCTCCCGCTCATGTCCATGAGCCCGGGGGCGCGCATCAGGCTCGAGGCGGTGCTGCACGAGTACGAGCTCGTCTGA
- a CDS encoding diaminopimelate epimerase translates to MAILRFAKLHGTANDFVYVDARAGFPGDPAALAPRLCDRRRGIGADGLILLESSAAADCRMTIYNADGSRAEMCGNGIRGLAKFVHDRGLVTADPLRVETDAGVKTVRTELNGDGRVARVSVDMGRPLWDGRQIPVAADGEVVDRPLEVDGHRYVVTCVSMGNPHCVVFVDGDVAGLPLADLGPRFARHPFFPRGVNTEFVRALGPERLEMRVWERGAGETMACGTGACAAAVAAARTGRGGRRVVVALRGGELEIDWRPDDRVLMTGDAVEVFEGQVEV, encoded by the coding sequence ATGGCCATTCTCCGCTTCGCGAAGCTGCACGGCACGGCGAACGATTTCGTCTACGTCGATGCGCGCGCGGGCTTCCCGGGCGATCCCGCGGCGCTCGCGCCCCGCCTCTGCGACCGCCGCCGCGGCATCGGCGCCGACGGCCTCATCCTGCTCGAGAGCTCCGCAGCCGCCGACTGCCGCATGACCATCTACAACGCCGACGGCAGCCGCGCCGAGATGTGCGGCAACGGCATCCGCGGGCTCGCCAAGTTCGTGCACGACCGGGGGCTCGTCACCGCCGACCCGCTCCGCGTCGAGACCGACGCGGGCGTGAAGACGGTCCGGACGGAACTGAACGGCGACGGCCGCGTGGCGCGCGTCAGCGTCGACATGGGGCGGCCGCTGTGGGACGGCCGGCAGATTCCCGTCGCCGCGGACGGCGAGGTCGTCGACCGCCCGCTCGAGGTGGACGGGCACCGCTACGTCGTCACCTGCGTCTCGATGGGGAACCCGCACTGCGTCGTGTTCGTGGATGGCGACGTCGCGGGCCTGCCCCTCGCCGACCTGGGGCCCCGCTTCGCGCGCCACCCGTTCTTCCCGCGCGGCGTGAACACCGAGTTCGTCCGTGCCCTCGGTCCGGAGCGGCTCGAGATGCGGGTGTGGGAGCGCGGTGCGGGCGAGACCATGGCGTGCGGCACGGGCGCGTGCGCCGCCGCCGTCGCCGCCGCGCGCACGGGGCGAGGCGGCCGGCGGGTGGTCGTGGCGCTCCGGGGCGGCGAGCTCGAGATCGACTGGCGCCCCGACGATCGGGTTCTCATGACCGGGGACGCGGTCGAGGTCTTCGAGGGGCAGGTGGAGGTGTAG
- a CDS encoding fibronectin type III domain-containing protein — translation MRRAAVVLLVLAGALGACGRKGRPVPPQLVEPEAVENLAAIVTPEGVRLSWLRPTHYTGGGRMNDLGGFEIERAAGEGAPPGFAKIGTVMLEDQQRFRKERHLEWVDKDVRPGERYRYRVTAVTLDGYRSAPAGPVNVRYGNPPGAPAAEPATP, via the coding sequence GTGAGGCGCGCCGCGGTCGTGCTACTCGTGCTGGCCGGCGCGCTCGGGGCCTGCGGCCGCAAGGGGCGGCCCGTCCCGCCCCAGCTGGTCGAACCCGAGGCGGTCGAGAACCTGGCCGCGATCGTGACCCCGGAGGGCGTGCGTCTCTCCTGGCTCCGGCCGACGCACTACACGGGCGGGGGCCGCATGAACGACCTGGGCGGCTTCGAGATCGAGCGCGCCGCGGGCGAGGGCGCGCCGCCCGGGTTCGCGAAGATCGGCACCGTCATGCTCGAGGACCAGCAGCGCTTCCGCAAGGAGCGTCACCTCGAATGGGTCGACAAGGACGTGCGCCCCGGCGAGCGCTACCGCTACCGGGTCACGGCCGTGACGCTCGACGGCTACCGGAGCGCGCCGGCGGGGCCGGTGAACGTGCGCTACGGGAATCCGCCGGGCGCGCCGGCCGCCGAGCCGGCGACCCCGTAG
- a CDS encoding transporter substrate-binding domain-containing protein, whose translation MRRAAALAVLAAACLHAPPALPPLRVGTSGDYSPFSLTRDGTLEGLDVEVARRFARDSGRRLELVRFRWPELTRDLAAGRFDLAMGGVTARPERAVAGVFTRPVAEAGAVVLAHQRLDPRSSWLRLGVNAGGHLERVAARLFPHALLVRTNDNRALAELLASGAADAILTDEAEADALALPGAVRLGPFTRDRKAYLGRDPALVAELDAWLRAREADGTLAALRARWLGAPRAAARSAFASDLEALLALVDLRLAFMPAVAAAKQKTGRPVEDPEQEARVLGAVRARAAERGLDPAAIEALFRAQIEAARALEREFLAHPEEVDGLDLEREARPALARISEQIVARAADLAADPGALASLDPGRVAEALDGSLTPAPHRLAIARAIARLRRAPPHAARKPPLAAGGRVSVPGTQQRSALGDVDPRASVISVAHRQESDAASSQKPSTLSLVFAAKS comes from the coding sequence GTGAGGCGCGCGGCGGCGCTGGCCGTCCTCGCCGCGGCGTGCCTCCACGCGCCGCCCGCGCTGCCGCCGCTCCGTGTCGGCACGAGCGGCGACTATTCGCCCTTCTCGCTCACGCGCGACGGCACGCTCGAGGGGCTCGACGTCGAGGTCGCACGCCGCTTCGCGCGCGACAGCGGCCGCCGCCTCGAGCTCGTCCGCTTCCGCTGGCCGGAGCTGACGCGGGACCTCGCGGCGGGGCGCTTCGACCTCGCGATGGGCGGCGTCACGGCCCGCCCGGAGCGGGCCGTGGCGGGCGTATTCACGCGCCCGGTCGCGGAGGCGGGGGCGGTCGTGCTCGCCCACCAGCGGCTCGACCCGCGCAGCTCCTGGCTCCGACTCGGGGTGAACGCGGGCGGGCACCTCGAGCGGGTCGCCGCGCGCCTCTTCCCGCACGCGCTGCTGGTGCGGACGAACGACAACCGCGCGCTCGCGGAGCTGCTCGCGAGCGGGGCCGCGGATGCCATCCTGACCGACGAGGCCGAGGCGGACGCGCTCGCGCTCCCCGGCGCCGTCCGTCTGGGGCCGTTCACCCGCGATCGGAAGGCCTACCTCGGGCGCGATCCGGCGCTCGTCGCCGAGCTCGATGCCTGGCTCCGCGCTCGCGAGGCCGACGGGACGCTCGCCGCGCTCCGCGCCCGCTGGCTCGGCGCGCCACGCGCGGCCGCCCGCTCCGCCTTCGCGTCGGATCTGGAAGCGCTCCTGGCGCTCGTCGACCTGCGGCTCGCCTTCATGCCGGCCGTCGCCGCGGCCAAGCAGAAGACGGGCCGGCCGGTGGAGGATCCGGAGCAGGAGGCGCGCGTCCTCGGCGCGGTCCGTGCGCGGGCCGCCGAGCGGGGCCTCGACCCGGCGGCGATCGAGGCCCTCTTCCGCGCCCAGATCGAGGCGGCACGCGCCTTGGAGCGCGAGTTCCTGGCGCATCCCGAAGAAGTCGACGGCCTCGACCTCGAGCGCGAGGCCCGTCCGGCCCTCGCGCGCATCTCGGAGCAGATCGTGGCCCGGGCTGCGGACCTGGCCGCCGACCCGGGCGCGCTCGCCTCCCTCGATCCGGGGCGGGTGGCCGAGGCCCTGGACGGCTCGCTCACGCCCGCCCCGCACCGGCTGGCCATCGCGAGGGCCATCGCCCGCCTCAGGCGAGCCCCGCCACACGCCGCGAGAAAACCGCCGCTCGCAGCGGGCGGGCGAGTGTCCGTACCGGGAACGCAGCAGCGCTCCGCGCTGGGAGACGTCGACCCGCGAGCGAGCGTCATCTCTGTGGCACACCGCCAGGAGAGTGACGCGGCATCCTCCCAGAAACCCTCCACCCTTTCACTGGTCTTCGCCGCCAAGAGTAA